The Anaerolineae bacterium genome includes a window with the following:
- a CDS encoding DUF4230 domain-containing protein, with product MKKIFGWLLLLLLLAGVVLLFVQIRLAFQQVDRRVETLSQPMQAMSTQIARILHPTPTVLPDPVTIIHKVRSLARLETVQYTVEKVVTAETNQGTLGFLFGDRLLFVAHGVVIAGVDLTKMQSEDLQLRDGVLYVHLPQAEVFIATLDNEKSYVYDRDTGLLTKGQVHLETEARREAERLIRQAALEDRILDTAQRNAEAYLDRLFRSLGFPEVVFLPPTPEATPTP from the coding sequence ATGAAGAAGATCTTCGGTTGGCTGCTTCTGCTGCTTCTCCTCGCGGGCGTGGTACTCTTATTCGTCCAAATCCGCCTTGCCTTCCAACAGGTAGATCGGCGAGTCGAAACCTTGAGCCAACCCATGCAGGCCATGAGCACGCAGATTGCCCGGATCCTACACCCCACCCCCACCGTGCTACCCGACCCGGTCACCATTATCCACAAAGTGCGTAGCCTGGCTCGCTTGGAGACCGTGCAGTACACGGTGGAAAAGGTGGTCACCGCCGAAACCAATCAAGGGACGTTAGGCTTCCTCTTCGGCGACCGCTTGCTCTTCGTCGCCCACGGCGTGGTCATCGCTGGAGTAGATCTGACCAAAATGCAATCCGAAGACCTCCAGTTGCGCGACGGGGTGCTCTATGTGCACCTACCCCAGGCCGAAGTCTTCATCGCCACCTTAGACAACGAGAAGTCGTATGTGTACGACCGCGACACCGGCCTGCTGACCAAGGGTCAGGTGCACCTGGAGACGGAAGCCCGCCGCGAGGCCGAGCGCCTCATCCGCCAAGCCGCCCTGGAGGATAGGATTCTCGACACGGCGCAGCGCAACGCCGAGGCCTATCTCGACCGTCTGTTCCGCAGTTTGGGCTTCCCAGAAGTGGTGTTCCTGCCCCCGACCCCTGAGGCGACGCCTACCCCCTGA
- a CDS encoding lipoate--protein ligase family protein, producing the protein MERFRLLLHPPARGAWNMAVDEGILEAVAAGRVPPTLRLYAWSPPCLSLGQGQSVAEVEQARLTALGWDLVRRPTGGRAVLHADELTYAIVLPAGHPLAQGGVLDSYRQLAEALVDALRLLGLTPTITPEPGRPMHGKAICFEEPSRYEITVGGRKLLGSAQLRRQKAILQHGSLPLWGDIGRIAQALRYPDEAARARAAAQVRVRATTVAEASGRIVSWAEAARAFRQAFAQRFGLHWVYGTLTEGEYARAVALRHEKYDAPAWTLRK; encoded by the coding sequence ATGGAGCGGTTTCGCTTGCTTTTGCATCCCCCTGCGCGGGGGGCGTGGAACATGGCGGTGGACGAGGGCATCTTAGAGGCCGTGGCGGCGGGTCGCGTGCCGCCCACGCTGCGGCTGTACGCCTGGTCGCCGCCGTGCCTCTCCCTGGGCCAGGGGCAGTCGGTCGCCGAAGTCGAGCAGGCCCGCCTGACGGCCCTGGGCTGGGATTTGGTGCGTCGCCCCACGGGCGGGCGGGCCGTGCTGCACGCCGACGAGTTAACTTACGCCATCGTGCTCCCCGCTGGGCATCCGCTGGCTCAGGGCGGCGTGCTGGACAGTTACCGCCAGCTGGCCGAGGCGTTGGTGGACGCGCTGCGCCTGCTGGGGCTGACGCCCACCATCACGCCCGAACCGGGCCGTCCCATGCATGGCAAAGCCATTTGCTTTGAGGAGCCCTCGCGCTACGAGATCACCGTGGGCGGGCGCAAGTTACTGGGCAGCGCCCAATTGCGCCGGCAGAAGGCCATCCTGCAACACGGTTCGCTGCCCCTCTGGGGGGACATAGGCCGCATCGCGCAGGCGCTGCGCTACCCCGACGAGGCCGCGCGAGCGCGGGCTGCCGCGCAGGTCCGCGTCCGGGCCACCACCGTGGCCGAGGCGTCCGGGCGCATCGTCTCCTGGGCTGAAGCGGCCAGGGCCTTTCGCCAAGCTTTCGCCCAGCGCTTTGGGTTGCATTGGGTGTACGGCACCTTGACCGAGGGGGAATATGCACGCGCCGTGGCCTTGCGCCACGAGAAGTACGACGCCCCCGCATGGACGTTACGCAAGTAG
- a CDS encoding YigZ family protein, whose translation MPEARGASYLVPAAEVRREIVVVNSRFIAAIAPAETVEEARSFIARIRAAYPDATHHVPAYIVGGGSSAVAHTSDDGEPSGSAGRPVLSVLRGSGLGDVVLVVTRYFGGTKLGIGGLVRAYTQAAQEAVAAVPRARKVRCHTVMVGLPYGWLERVRRLVAQHGGVVLDEDFAAEVTLTACFAVEDFPAFQATLREASAGRLEALVLETALVRLPVEAHRAE comes from the coding sequence ATGCCCGAAGCACGCGGAGCCTCCTATCTGGTGCCGGCCGCCGAGGTGCGGCGGGAAATCGTGGTGGTCAACTCGCGTTTCATCGCCGCCATCGCCCCCGCCGAGACGGTCGAGGAGGCCCGGTCTTTCATCGCCCGCATTCGCGCGGCATACCCAGACGCCACGCATCATGTGCCGGCCTATATCGTGGGCGGTGGGAGCAGCGCGGTGGCCCACACGTCGGATGACGGCGAGCCTTCGGGCTCGGCAGGGCGCCCGGTGCTCAGCGTGCTGCGGGGCAGCGGCCTGGGCGATGTGGTGCTAGTGGTCACGCGGTATTTTGGCGGGACCAAGTTGGGTATCGGCGGGCTGGTGCGGGCGTACACGCAGGCCGCGCAAGAGGCCGTGGCCGCGGTGCCCCGCGCCCGCAAAGTGCGTTGCCATACCGTGATGGTGGGCCTGCCTTATGGCTGGCTGGAGCGGGTGCGTCGCCTGGTGGCGCAGCATGGCGGGGTGGTGCTCGACGAGGATTTTGCCGCCGAGGTGACTCTCACCGCCTGTTTTGCGGTGGAAGATTTCCCGGCTTTTCAGGCGACCCTGCGCGAAGCCTCAGCCGGGCGGTTGGAAGCCCTGGTGTTGGAGACGGCCCTGGTGCGGCTGCCTGTGGAGGCGCATCGGGCTGAATAG
- a CDS encoding 8-oxoguanine deaminase has protein sequence MSTLLVRHATILITMDDERREIPDGGMFIRDGFIEQVGPTAQLPDTADEVLDLEGYVVAPGLINTHHHFYQTLTRGVPRAQDANLFHWLKTLYPIWARMTPEHIRVSTQTALAELALSGCTTAFDHLYLFPNGARLDDEIEAAREVGLRLHASRGSMSLGESQGGLPPDSVVEDEAHILRDSQRLIERYHDPSPGSTLQIVLAPCSPFSVTGDLMRQSARLARAYGVRLHTHLAETEDEEQFCLEKFGLRPVAYMESLEWIGPDVWFAHSIYVNQEEIAHYAKHGVGVAHCPTSNMRLGSGIMPLYEMLTAGVKVGLGVDGSASNDGSHMLEEVRQAMLLARVRSGLLGFSRSDEQAPPLLTARQALELATRGGAAVLGRDDIGQLAPGKAADFFAVRLARLEYAGALHDPVAALVFASPVRADYTVVGGRLVVKEGHLVTVDVPRLVERHNRLAAALVT, from the coding sequence ATGTCTACCCTGCTGGTGCGTCATGCCACGATATTGATCACCATGGACGATGAACGCCGGGAAATCCCCGACGGCGGGATGTTCATCCGTGATGGTTTTATCGAACAGGTCGGCCCCACGGCCCAATTGCCGGACACCGCCGACGAGGTGCTGGACCTCGAAGGCTATGTGGTGGCCCCCGGGCTCATCAACACCCATCACCACTTCTACCAGACCCTGACCCGGGGGGTTCCCCGTGCCCAGGATGCCAATCTGTTCCACTGGTTGAAGACGCTGTACCCCATCTGGGCGCGTATGACGCCGGAGCACATTCGCGTTTCCACGCAAACGGCCCTGGCCGAGTTGGCCCTCTCGGGCTGCACCACGGCCTTTGATCATCTTTACCTCTTCCCCAACGGGGCCCGTTTGGACGACGAAATCGAGGCCGCCCGCGAGGTGGGGCTGCGGCTGCACGCTTCGCGGGGCTCCATGAGCCTGGGGGAAAGCCAGGGCGGTCTGCCCCCTGACAGCGTAGTGGAGGACGAAGCGCACATCCTGCGCGATTCCCAACGCCTCATCGAGCGATATCACGATCCTAGCCCGGGCTCCACGCTGCAAATCGTGCTGGCCCCCTGCTCGCCCTTCAGCGTGACCGGCGACCTGATGCGCCAGAGCGCCCGGCTGGCGCGGGCGTACGGGGTGCGTCTGCACACGCACCTGGCCGAAACCGAGGACGAAGAGCAATTCTGCCTGGAGAAGTTCGGCTTGCGCCCGGTGGCCTACATGGAATCATTGGAATGGATCGGCCCGGATGTGTGGTTTGCCCACTCCATCTATGTCAACCAGGAGGAAATCGCCCACTACGCTAAGCACGGCGTGGGCGTGGCCCATTGTCCCACCTCGAACATGCGATTGGGGTCGGGCATCATGCCGCTGTACGAGATGCTCACCGCAGGGGTCAAGGTAGGCTTGGGCGTGGACGGCTCGGCCAGCAACGACGGCTCGCACATGTTGGAGGAGGTGCGCCAGGCCATGTTGCTGGCCCGGGTGCGGTCGGGCCTGTTGGGGTTCTCGCGCAGCGACGAGCAGGCCCCGCCGCTACTCACCGCCCGCCAGGCCCTGGAACTGGCCACGCGGGGCGGAGCGGCCGTGCTGGGCCGCGACGACATCGGGCAACTGGCGCCGGGTAAGGCAGCTGACTTCTTCGCCGTGCGGCTGGCGCGCCTGGAGTACGCCGGCGCGCTGCACGATCCGGTGGCCGCGCTGGTCTTCGCCTCCCCCGTGCGCGCCGACTACACCGTGGTGGGCGGACGTTTGGTGGTTAAGGAAGGGCACCTGGTCACAGTGGATGTGCCGCGCCTGGTGGAGCGTCACAATCGCCTGGCAGCCGCGCTGGTGACGTAG
- a CDS encoding alanine--glyoxylate aminotransferase family protein → MSQETYTDLNPHPRILLGPGPSMVHPRVLRAMATPLVGHLDPDFLQIMREVQDLLRYVFRTQNELTIPVSGTGSAGMEAALCNFIEPGDAVLIAVNGYFGLRLADMAARYGVEVHTVERPWGEVFDPDEIESALQKRHYKLLALVHAETSTGALQHHIRAIAEAAHKHGALLVLDTVTSLGGVPVEIDAWDVDVAYSGTQKCLSVPPGLAPLTVSERAREVLRKRRTPVTNWYLDLTLVEKYWGDERTYHHTAPISMIYALREGLRLVAEEGLETRWARHREHAQMLWQGLQGLGLKLLVPEAHRLPTLTTPLVPAGVDEATVRRRLLHEYNMEIAAGFGPLKGKIWRIGLMGFSSRREHVALLLTALRAILG, encoded by the coding sequence ATGTCTCAGGAAACCTACACCGACCTGAACCCCCATCCGCGCATTCTGCTTGGCCCCGGCCCCAGCATGGTGCACCCGCGCGTGCTGCGGGCTATGGCCACGCCCCTGGTGGGGCACCTGGACCCCGATTTCCTGCAAATCATGCGTGAGGTCCAGGACCTGCTGCGCTATGTCTTTCGCACGCAGAACGAACTCACCATCCCGGTCTCAGGCACGGGCAGCGCGGGCATGGAAGCCGCGTTGTGCAACTTCATCGAGCCGGGGGACGCTGTGCTGATCGCGGTCAACGGCTACTTTGGCTTGCGGCTGGCCGATATGGCCGCGCGCTATGGGGTCGAGGTCCACACGGTGGAGCGGCCCTGGGGCGAAGTTTTTGACCCGGATGAAATCGAGTCGGCTTTGCAAAAGCGCCACTACAAACTGCTGGCCCTGGTGCACGCCGAGACATCCACTGGCGCGCTGCAACACCACATCCGGGCCATCGCCGAGGCGGCGCACAAGCACGGCGCCTTGTTGGTACTGGATACGGTGACCTCCTTAGGTGGCGTGCCGGTGGAGATCGACGCCTGGGATGTAGATGTGGCGTACAGCGGCACGCAGAAGTGCCTCTCAGTGCCCCCCGGGTTGGCACCGCTCACCGTGTCCGAACGGGCGCGCGAAGTCTTGAGGAAGCGTAGAACCCCGGTGACCAACTGGTACCTTGACCTCACCCTGGTGGAGAAGTATTGGGGTGATGAGCGCACCTACCACCATACCGCTCCCATCAGCATGATTTACGCTTTGCGGGAAGGGCTGCGCCTGGTGGCCGAGGAAGGCCTGGAGACCCGCTGGGCCCGCCACCGCGAGCACGCGCAGATGCTTTGGCAAGGGTTGCAGGGCCTGGGGCTTAAACTTCTGGTGCCTGAAGCCCATCGGCTGCCCACACTGACCACGCCTTTGGTGCCCGCCGGGGTGGACGAAGCCACGGTGCGCCGTCGGCTGCTGCACGAGTACAACATGGAAATCGCTGCCGGCTTTGGCCCGCTCAAGGGCAAAATCTGGCGCATTGGGCTGATGGGCTTCAGCAGCCGCCGTGAGCATGTTGCCTTGCTGTTGACCGCGCTGCGGGCCATCCTGGGCTGA
- a CDS encoding GIY-YIG nuclease family protein: MPYVYILRCADGSYYTGVTTDLARRLEEHQQGLNPRAYTFRRRPVRLVWAHEVATYEEALRLERQIKGWRRAKKEALIRGDFEALHQLVTEERRQRERQKRRV; this comes from the coding sequence ATGCCTTATGTGTACATCCTGCGCTGTGCTGACGGCAGTTACTACACCGGCGTGACCACGGATTTAGCCCGACGATTGGAAGAACATCAACAAGGCCTAAATCCCCGAGCCTATACCTTTCGCCGCCGCCCTGTGAGGTTGGTTTGGGCCCATGAGGTGGCCACCTACGAAGAAGCGTTACGCTTAGAGCGTCAAATCAAAGGCTGGCGGCGGGCCAAGAAGGAAGCCTTGATCCGAGGAGATTTTGAAGCGCTCCATCAGTTGGTGACCGAGGAGCGCCGCCAGCGTGAGAGGCAGAAGCGCCGCGTGTGA
- a CDS encoding FAD-binding oxidoreductase: protein MPEVTIIGAGIAGVSLAYHLSVQAGMRDVVLVDQGAPLSLTSDKSTEAYRNWWPGPDDAMIRLMNRSLDLLEELNAASGGRFGLNRRGYLFATADPARVDAWAQTGQAAAHGGAGPLRLHPGPDPYIPAVPQGAHPPLTRADLITAPALIARHFPYLAPETVAVLHVRRAGWLSAQQYGQWMLERARQAGVQFLQGELVEVEVRRGRVQAARLTDGTRLPTAHFVLATGPYLKATAALLGVDLPVVCERHLKVAFSEPLGALPREAPLLIWADPQRLPWDEEERAALAEDPEAAWLLGEFPAGVHIRPEGEGGSPMVLALWEYHTPRYTQPRFPVPGDPLYPEIVLRGLSTMLPGMRPYLTRLPRPTVDGGYYVKAPDNRPLVGPLPVQGAWVLGALSGFGIMASQGVADLLTAYLIGHPLPGYAAAFAPDRFTPEYLARWEASADAWQL, encoded by the coding sequence ATGCCCGAGGTCACCATCATCGGCGCCGGGATCGCAGGAGTAAGCCTGGCCTATCATCTGAGCGTACAGGCCGGGATGCGCGATGTCGTCCTGGTGGACCAAGGTGCTCCCCTCAGCCTGACCTCTGACAAATCCACCGAGGCCTATCGTAATTGGTGGCCCGGCCCCGACGATGCCATGATTCGGCTGATGAACCGCAGCCTGGATTTGCTGGAGGAACTGAACGCCGCCAGTGGTGGGCGTTTTGGCCTCAATCGTCGGGGGTATCTTTTCGCCACGGCGGATCCTGCCAGAGTGGACGCCTGGGCCCAAACAGGGCAAGCCGCGGCCCACGGCGGCGCCGGGCCCCTACGATTGCACCCTGGCCCGGACCCCTACATCCCTGCCGTGCCCCAAGGTGCCCATCCTCCCCTCACGAGAGCGGATCTGATCACCGCCCCTGCCCTCATTGCCCGGCATTTTCCTTACCTGGCCCCGGAGACGGTGGCCGTGCTCCATGTCCGGCGGGCTGGGTGGCTTAGCGCACAACAGTACGGTCAATGGATGCTGGAGCGGGCCCGTCAGGCTGGCGTGCAGTTTTTGCAAGGGGAACTGGTCGAGGTGGAAGTGCGGCGCGGGCGCGTGCAGGCCGCGCGTCTGACCGATGGCACGCGCCTCCCCACCGCGCACTTCGTATTGGCCACCGGCCCCTACCTCAAAGCCACCGCCGCCTTGCTGGGCGTCGATTTGCCTGTGGTCTGCGAACGGCACCTCAAAGTGGCGTTCTCCGAACCCCTGGGCGCCCTTCCGCGCGAGGCTCCGCTACTTATCTGGGCCGACCCTCAGCGTTTACCCTGGGACGAAGAGGAGCGCGCGGCTCTGGCCGAAGACCCTGAAGCGGCCTGGCTGCTGGGCGAGTTCCCCGCCGGGGTGCACATTCGTCCCGAGGGAGAAGGCGGCAGCCCAATGGTGCTGGCGTTGTGGGAATACCACACGCCGCGCTACACCCAGCCGCGCTTCCCCGTGCCCGGCGACCCACTTTACCCGGAGATCGTGTTGCGCGGCTTGAGCACCATGTTGCCCGGGATGCGGCCTTACCTGACGCGCCTGCCGCGCCCCACGGTGGACGGCGGCTACTATGTCAAGGCACCGGACAACCGTCCCCTCGTCGGCCCGCTGCCGGTGCAGGGCGCCTGGGTGCTGGGGGCCCTTTCGGGGTTTGGTATTATGGCCTCCCAGGGTGTGGCCGATTTGCTGACGGCCTACCTAATCGGTCATCCGCTGCCCGGCTATGCCGCGGCTTTCGCCCCCGACCGCTTCACCCCGGAGTACCTGGCCCGCTGGGAGGCCAGCGCCGACGCATGGCAATTGTAA